In Sphingobacterium thalpophilum, a genomic segment contains:
- a CDS encoding TlpA disulfide reductase family protein, with the protein MIKYITLLFLILPFFGSAQKKELTKEEYIARVKAAPDSISTLVDLRRVGGYDPVYLELQALYNTLSKNVKNSSEGKEFQDYLNTLETVQVGKTAPAFTQNDTTGSPVKLSDFKGKYVLLDFWASWCPDCRVESPDLVKTYQQFKGENFEILGISFDKDRNSWIKAIHADKLHWRHVSDLKRWQNDVGTLYGVKSIPQNVLIDPNGKIVAKNLHGDALRAKLKEVLKK; encoded by the coding sequence ATGATAAAATACATCACACTACTTTTTTTAATTCTGCCATTCTTTGGTTCTGCACAAAAAAAAGAACTTACCAAAGAGGAGTATATTGCACGCGTTAAGGCCGCTCCGGATTCAATCTCGACATTGGTTGACTTGCGTAGAGTCGGCGGTTATGACCCTGTATACCTTGAGCTTCAGGCGCTTTATAATACCTTGAGTAAAAATGTCAAGAATTCAAGTGAAGGGAAAGAGTTCCAAGACTACTTAAATACGTTGGAAACGGTTCAAGTTGGAAAAACAGCTCCCGCGTTTACGCAAAATGATACTACTGGTAGCCCTGTAAAGCTTTCGGACTTTAAAGGAAAGTATGTTCTCCTTGATTTCTGGGCATCTTGGTGTCCGGATTGCCGTGTCGAAAGCCCAGATCTTGTAAAAACATACCAACAATTTAAAGGTGAAAACTTTGAAATATTGGGTATATCCTTTGATAAGGATCGCAATTCTTGGATTAAAGCCATCCATGCAGATAAATTGCACTGGCGTCATGTTTCGGATCTCAAACGTTGGCAAAATGATGTCGGAACATTATATGGCGTAAAATCTATTCCTCAGAATGTACTGATCGATCCCAATGGGAAAATCGTCGCCAAGAATTTACATGGTGATGCTTTACGCGCAAAATTGAAAGAAGTATTGAAAAAGTAA
- a CDS encoding serine hydrolase domain-containing protein → MKKRFFGALFAGLFCISPLFAQYKSTIKNETILFNNLDQLLPLENLDQLRIAVVVPNAAKYAMFTEQLARYANTKIFDFNKFDEDIKYYNTIIVAGKEDDLDAACLAQLKQAVLNNKKVILCHFFENEKNKKSLSEHPQSDLIELLAPFTEIGQRQMAMSIFGGIPITAGHVKTTQTRLQYGAASSSNLNLTKLTKKIDAIAQEAIDKQATPGAVVMIVKDGQVLLEKSYGFHTYSKDVPTKTTDIFDLASVSKIAGTTPVIMRLAERNIINLDSTMGHYLWQAKYTNKKDIKLRSVMLHEAGFTPFIPFYKYLKAGDVVSVRDDNHQVKMADNSYILNNYYRDVMWPEMLKSPVKPTGNYVYSDISMYVMKEVAEHQTAEPLQDYVQENFYRPLGMTRAGYLPRERFAKDEIVPTEQDTSFRKTLLEGYVHDQGAAMAGGIAGHAGLFATANDLAIYGQLLLNRGEYGGERYFKTETVDLFTSRQSTSSRRGLGFDRWDPNPKNEYPSKLANSSVFGHTGYTGTCIWIDPQNQLIYIFLSNRVHPQVSTKLLDLNIRSRIQDAIYETINESQK, encoded by the coding sequence ATGAAAAAACGATTTTTTGGGGCTTTATTTGCAGGTTTGTTCTGTATTAGCCCCCTGTTTGCTCAATATAAGTCGACGATCAAAAACGAAACAATACTGTTTAATAACCTCGATCAGTTGCTGCCTTTAGAAAACCTGGATCAACTTCGTATTGCAGTTGTCGTTCCTAACGCGGCAAAATATGCGATGTTCACAGAACAGTTGGCCCGCTATGCAAACACCAAAATCTTTGATTTTAATAAATTTGATGAGGACATCAAATATTATAACACCATTATTGTGGCTGGAAAGGAAGATGACTTAGATGCAGCTTGTCTAGCACAGTTGAAGCAGGCCGTATTAAACAATAAAAAAGTTATCCTTTGTCATTTTTTTGAAAACGAAAAGAACAAAAAGAGTTTATCGGAGCACCCACAGTCTGATTTGATCGAATTGCTTGCTCCTTTTACAGAGATTGGACAGCGTCAGATGGCAATGTCTATTTTTGGTGGGATTCCTATAACCGCCGGTCATGTCAAAACCACACAGACAAGGCTGCAATATGGCGCTGCATCAAGTTCTAATCTGAACCTGACCAAATTGACGAAGAAAATTGATGCCATTGCACAAGAAGCCATCGATAAGCAAGCAACACCGGGGGCTGTTGTCATGATCGTGAAAGACGGGCAAGTACTCTTGGAGAAATCTTATGGATTTCACACATATTCCAAAGATGTTCCCACCAAAACAACTGATATTTTTGATCTCGCATCTGTCAGTAAGATTGCTGGTACTACTCCTGTCATTATGCGTCTTGCCGAGCGGAATATTATTAATTTGGATAGTACCATGGGACATTACCTATGGCAGGCAAAGTATACCAATAAAAAGGATATCAAGCTTCGTTCCGTGATGTTGCATGAAGCAGGATTTACACCTTTTATTCCCTTCTATAAATATCTGAAAGCAGGAGACGTTGTTTCAGTCCGCGATGATAACCATCAAGTAAAAATGGCCGACAATAGCTATATCCTCAACAATTATTACCGCGATGTCATGTGGCCCGAGATGCTAAAATCACCTGTAAAACCCACTGGAAATTATGTGTATAGTGATATCAGTATGTACGTGATGAAGGAAGTTGCAGAACATCAGACCGCTGAACCTCTGCAAGATTATGTGCAGGAGAACTTTTACAGGCCATTGGGGATGACGCGCGCGGGGTACCTTCCCCGAGAGCGTTTTGCAAAGGATGAAATCGTTCCTACCGAACAAGATACCTCCTTTCGGAAAACATTGCTAGAAGGCTATGTCCACGATCAGGGTGCGGCAATGGCTGGCGGTATTGCCGGGCATGCCGGATTATTTGCTACAGCAAACGATTTGGCAATCTACGGTCAATTGCTATTGAATAGAGGAGAGTACGGGGGGGAGCGCTACTTTAAAACGGAAACAGTAGATTTATTTACCTCCAGGCAATCGACAAGCAGCCGTCGGGGCTTAGGTTTTGACCGTTGGGATCCAAACCCAAAAAATGAATATCCATCTAAGTTAGCAAATAGCTCTGTATTTGGACATACTGGCTATACAGGAACGTGCATCTGGATTGATCCGCAGAATCAACTGATCTATATCTTCTTGTCTAATCGCGTACATCCTCAGGTGAGTACCAAGTTGTTGGACCTGAATATCAGAAGTAGGATTCAGGACGCTATTTATGAAACGATCAATGAAAGTCAAAAATGA
- a CDS encoding dipeptidase: MIKGLLLLGLTMTTLNNVGYSQDYKQIHQDLVVVDGHNDVIYESIFPGKNIGQRIGTGATDLPRLREGGVDVQVFAVWSDDAKWKSGAFKHANDQIDALEKMIAANTDKISLAKSSRDIDSILKTGKIVALIGVEGGNMIEGSVDHLMRLYERGAQYLTLTWNYNLSWASCAAMESGRMNPKDKGLTAKGRAIIRKMNELGMMVDLSHGGEQTFYDVLAITTKPILVSHSNAYELCPHFRNLKDAQLEALKKNGGVVGVNFYSGFLDPAYETRLKDLYVGKFGDKGDTKLSTWSMYEKLPKELQRQADAPLSKLLDHIDYLVKKVGIDHVAVGSDFDGIESSPQGLEDVSKFPLLTKALLERGYTNTDVAKIMGQNFLRILKENEE; the protein is encoded by the coding sequence ATGATAAAAGGCCTGCTATTACTTGGACTAACAATGACGACACTCAACAATGTTGGATATAGTCAAGACTATAAACAGATACACCAAGATTTGGTGGTCGTCGACGGACACAATGATGTGATTTACGAATCCATTTTCCCAGGGAAAAATATTGGTCAGCGAATAGGTACGGGAGCTACTGATTTACCGCGACTGCGGGAGGGAGGTGTCGATGTGCAGGTATTTGCTGTGTGGTCCGATGATGCGAAGTGGAAATCCGGGGCATTTAAGCACGCCAATGACCAGATAGATGCATTGGAAAAGATGATTGCGGCGAATACCGATAAAATAAGTTTGGCAAAATCTTCACGTGATATCGATTCGATCTTAAAAACGGGAAAAATAGTCGCTTTGATTGGGGTTGAAGGCGGAAATATGATTGAGGGAAGTGTTGATCATTTAATGCGACTCTATGAGCGTGGTGCCCAATACCTCACTTTGACCTGGAACTACAATTTGTCCTGGGCGAGTTGTGCAGCAATGGAATCAGGTCGTATGAATCCCAAGGATAAAGGGTTGACGGCAAAAGGTCGAGCAATTATTCGGAAGATGAACGAATTAGGTATGATGGTTGATCTGTCCCATGGAGGAGAGCAGACTTTCTATGACGTGCTGGCGATAACGACCAAGCCGATCTTGGTTTCCCATAGCAACGCCTATGAATTATGTCCACATTTCCGCAATCTAAAAGATGCACAATTGGAAGCTTTGAAAAAAAATGGGGGCGTTGTTGGTGTCAATTTTTATTCAGGTTTTTTGGATCCGGCCTATGAAACAAGGCTTAAGGATTTGTATGTGGGTAAATTTGGTGATAAGGGGGATACAAAATTGAGTACTTGGTCTATGTATGAAAAGTTGCCAAAAGAACTTCAACGGCAAGCCGATGCTCCACTGTCGAAATTATTGGATCATATCGACTATTTGGTCAAAAAAGTGGGTATTGATCATGTTGCCGTCGGCTCGGACTTCGATGGCATAGAATCCTCACCCCAAGGTCTGGAAGATGTTTCTAAATTTCCACTACTGACCAAAGCGCTGTTGGAGAGAGGTTATACAAACACAGATGTTGCGAAGATCATGGGACAAAATTTCTTGCGGATCTTAAAAGAAAATGAAGAATAA
- the radA gene encoding DNA repair protein RadA — protein MAKSKSAYFCQNCGYESPKWMGQCPSCKQWNSFVEEVVEKASSKVPEWRSSTTGGSTKRANKAAIIHEIVYQDELRILTPDQEFNRVLGGGIVPGSLVLIGGEPGIGKSTLMLQLALSIPQVKTLYISGEESEQQIKMRAERLSQSSKANCYILTETSTQNIFKQIETVQPNVIVIDSIQTLHSAQIESAPGSVSQVRECTAELLRFAKETSTPVFIVGHITKDGSIAGPKVLEHMVDTVLQFEGDRHHVYRILRAVKNRFGSASELGIYEMQGSGLREVSNPSEIMISQRDEPVSGVSIAAMLEGMRPMMIEVQALVSNSAFGNAQRSSTGYDTKRLNMLLAVLEKRFGFRLSAQDVFLNIAGGLRVEDPAIDLAVVVAIISSQQDIAIRSNLTFAGEVGLSGEIRAVNRIEQRIQEAEKLGFDGIFISKFNTKGLDAKKYNIAIRPVAKLEDIFSALFG, from the coding sequence ATGGCAAAATCAAAATCAGCATACTTCTGTCAAAACTGTGGCTACGAATCGCCCAAATGGATGGGACAATGCCCTTCTTGTAAGCAATGGAATAGTTTTGTTGAGGAAGTCGTCGAAAAGGCGAGTTCAAAAGTGCCCGAATGGCGTAGTTCTACCACAGGCGGAAGCACGAAAAGAGCGAATAAAGCTGCGATCATCCACGAAATTGTCTATCAGGATGAATTACGGATATTGACTCCTGATCAGGAGTTTAACCGGGTTCTTGGCGGTGGTATTGTTCCGGGGTCATTGGTACTTATCGGAGGCGAACCTGGTATTGGGAAGTCTACGTTGATGTTACAGCTCGCGTTATCGATCCCACAAGTCAAGACACTTTATATTTCTGGGGAAGAAAGCGAACAGCAAATTAAGATGCGGGCAGAGCGATTGTCACAATCTTCTAAAGCAAATTGTTATATCCTTACCGAGACATCGACTCAAAATATTTTCAAGCAGATCGAGACGGTACAGCCGAATGTCATTGTCATAGATTCTATACAGACTTTACATTCCGCACAAATTGAATCGGCGCCAGGATCGGTTTCTCAGGTACGCGAATGTACCGCAGAATTGCTGCGGTTTGCAAAAGAAACCAGTACACCAGTTTTTATTGTAGGACATATTACCAAAGACGGATCTATTGCAGGTCCCAAGGTTTTAGAACATATGGTGGATACGGTGCTTCAATTTGAGGGTGATCGTCATCATGTATACCGAATTTTACGGGCCGTAAAGAATCGTTTTGGATCGGCTTCAGAACTGGGTATTTATGAAATGCAGGGGTCGGGGCTTAGGGAAGTGTCAAATCCTTCGGAGATTATGATTTCCCAGCGCGATGAACCTGTTAGTGGCGTTTCCATTGCGGCGATGCTCGAAGGAATGCGTCCTATGATGATTGAAGTACAGGCACTGGTGAGTAACTCGGCGTTTGGAAATGCCCAACGCTCTTCTACAGGCTACGATACGAAACGATTAAATATGCTGCTGGCTGTTTTGGAGAAACGCTTTGGTTTTAGGTTAAGTGCACAGGATGTGTTTTTGAATATTGCCGGTGGGTTACGTGTCGAAGATCCTGCGATCGATTTGGCTGTCGTTGTTGCAATTATTTCTTCACAACAGGATATCGCGATTCGATCCAATCTGACTTTTGCCGGAGAGGTTGGTTTATCGGGTGAGATAAGGGCCGTAAATCGTATTGAACAGCGTATACAGGAGGCCGAGAAGTTGGGCTTTGATGGTATTTTTATTTCTAAATTCAATACCAAAGGATTGGATGCTAAAAAATATAATATTGCCATTCGTCCGGTTGCCAAATTGGAGGACATCTTCAGTGCCTTGTTTGGCTAG
- a CDS encoding amino acid racemase produces MIGIVGGLGPYGGLDITKKVIDETAAGSDQEHLPLLLFSCPNLIPDRTAYLLDKSNVNPGKAIAAILRQLETAGATIAAIPSNTAHAEPIFSVVQDEMARMGSGLKLLHIVHETVRFVEENYPDTTVGILSTAGEQICSLYREAFIRKGFVFVEPEGTQQEKVNNAIYDEDYGIKAQPVPIANKAREDLLLVMDDLKKKGAQVIILGCAELPLAIPERDHNGMILIDPNRILARALVHSFAPDKLKAV; encoded by the coding sequence ATGATTGGAATAGTAGGCGGACTAGGCCCATATGGCGGCCTGGATATTACGAAGAAAGTTATAGATGAGACGGCGGCAGGGTCCGATCAGGAACACTTGCCGCTTTTGTTATTCTCATGTCCAAATTTGATCCCTGACCGAACGGCGTATTTATTGGATAAATCCAATGTTAACCCCGGTAAGGCTATTGCTGCAATTTTAAGACAACTTGAAACGGCTGGTGCGACGATAGCTGCGATTCCGTCCAATACGGCACATGCAGAGCCTATTTTTTCCGTCGTTCAAGATGAAATGGCGCGTATGGGGAGTGGGTTAAAACTATTGCATATCGTTCATGAAACGGTTCGGTTTGTAGAGGAAAATTATCCCGACACGACAGTAGGCATTTTATCTACCGCTGGAGAGCAGATCTGCAGTTTATATCGGGAAGCTTTTATTCGAAAAGGTTTCGTTTTTGTTGAGCCAGAAGGAACACAACAAGAGAAGGTAAATAATGCAATCTATGATGAAGACTATGGAATAAAGGCCCAACCGGTACCGATTGCGAATAAAGCAAGAGAGGATCTATTGTTGGTCATGGACGACCTGAAAAAGAAAGGCGCACAGGTCATTATTTTGGGTTGTGCAGAATTGCCTTTGGCTATTCCCGAACGGGATCACAATGGGATGATTCTCATAGACCCGAATAGAATTCTTGCTCGTGCACTTGTTCATTCGTTTGCTCCGGATAAATTAAAAGCGGTGTAG
- a CDS encoding MgtC/SapB family protein, with translation MLSVLIGLLIGIEREYRNKSAGLRTFILVSFGSCLFTILSLKIGLANPDRLAANIITGIGFLGAGVIFKEDNKVSGITTATTIWAAASLGMCVGAGYIFLAFIGVGLVLMILALLTYLQTYIDNYHKIKDYELQTLSEADFEHTEQLIRSMGFKAVVISQRYNKESLNTVWRLTGNVNQHRALVETLRRDRQVVAYQY, from the coding sequence ATGTTATCAGTCTTAATAGGCCTGCTGATTGGGATTGAACGTGAATATCGCAATAAATCCGCGGGTTTGAGGACGTTTATATTGGTGAGCTTTGGATCTTGTCTTTTTACGATTCTTTCGTTAAAAATTGGATTGGCAAATCCAGATCGATTGGCGGCAAACATTATTACTGGTATCGGTTTCCTAGGAGCAGGCGTGATTTTCAAAGAAGACAATAAAGTAAGTGGTATAACGACCGCTACGACAATTTGGGCTGCAGCTTCTTTGGGTATGTGTGTTGGTGCCGGATATATATTTTTAGCTTTTATTGGTGTGGGCTTGGTTCTGATGATATTAGCGCTGCTAACTTATCTACAAACCTATATTGACAATTATCACAAGATAAAAGACTATGAACTGCAGACCTTATCTGAAGCAGATTTTGAACATACGGAACAGTTAATCCGAAGTATGGGCTTTAAAGCTGTCGTCATAAGTCAACGCTATAACAAAGAAAGTTTGAATACCGTATGGCGATTGACGGGGAATGTTAACCAGCATAGAGCGCTTGTAGAAACCCTGCGGCGTGATAGGCAGGTGGTGGCCTATCAATATTAA
- a CDS encoding pirin family protein, with protein sequence MQKIIHRENDRGHVDFGWLKIAHSFSFGQYLDPERMNFGALRVLNDDQVEGGQGFDRHGHHNMEIVSIPLEGTLIHQDSLGNGRTIQTGEVQIMSAGTGVQHAEFNSNQKDLVKFLQIWVIPNEIGLEPRYDQKSYLQLDRHNKFATIVSPDKMDHHAVHIHQMPILTWET encoded by the coding sequence ATGCAAAAGATAATACATCGGGAAAATGACCGTGGTCACGTCGATTTTGGCTGGTTGAAAATTGCACATTCATTCAGTTTTGGACAGTATCTTGATCCCGAAAGAATGAATTTTGGTGCATTGCGGGTATTGAATGACGATCAGGTAGAGGGCGGACAAGGTTTTGATCGGCATGGTCACCACAATATGGAAATTGTTAGTATACCACTCGAAGGGACACTTATACACCAGGATAGTCTAGGCAATGGCCGTACGATTCAAACAGGAGAAGTGCAGATCATGTCTGCAGGTACAGGTGTGCAGCATGCCGAGTTTAATAGCAATCAGAAGGATCTTGTTAAATTTTTACAAATTTGGGTAATCCCCAACGAAATAGGGTTGGAGCCCAGATACGATCAGAAATCCTACCTTCAACTGGATCGGCACAATAAATTTGCAACGATTGTTTCACCGGATAAAATGGATCACCATGCTGTACATATACATCAGATGCCTATTTTAACTTGGGAGACCTAG
- the xseB gene encoding exodeoxyribonuclease VII small subunit has translation MGQNYTYTDAFNELQTIVREIENGTTNIDELAGKIKRASDLIQVCKAKLTATEDEVNSLLQQITPTQETDDDE, from the coding sequence ATGGGACAGAATTATACCTACACGGATGCCTTTAACGAGTTACAAACTATCGTGAGGGAAATAGAAAATGGCACAACAAACATTGATGAGCTCGCGGGAAAAATCAAGAGGGCTTCCGACCTCATTCAAGTCTGCAAAGCCAAGTTAACAGCGACGGAGGACGAAGTAAACAGTTTATTACAGCAGATAACCCCAACTCAGGAAACGGATGATGATGAATAA
- the xseA gene encoding exodeoxyribonuclease VII large subunit, translating into MPELIQDKTIFSLLEVSRSIQKTLAERYKSLYWIKAEMNKLNHYTHSGHCYPELVEKQDGKIVAEIRSILWKADYKRINNNFLKVAQEPLREGITMLFQASISYDPMYGLSLRIVDIDPTFTLGELEKEKLDSIRKLKAEGIYESNKLLDFPVVPKRLAIISVETSKGLSDFYKIINQNPWGYRIESTLFPALLQGDKSVPSIINQLAIIAEKIDGYDVVAIIRGGGGEVGLSSYNNYLLARAIAIFPIPVLTGIGHSTNYTVSEMVAYKNAITPSELADFLIQKFHNFAIPVDRAAERIQQLILTRFKEEHNILSQLATHIQWIGKREIQTSRAAIQQFQHDLNALLKLRFYEHKTALAHTERIIQLSDPIRLLKQGFSITKVNGKLLQSVTQVSPGDVIQTILEYGELTSTVTDKSPKEDLDENNT; encoded by the coding sequence ATGCCAGAATTGATTCAAGATAAAACAATATTTTCCTTGCTGGAAGTCAGCCGCAGTATCCAAAAGACACTTGCAGAGCGGTATAAGAGTTTGTACTGGATCAAAGCTGAAATGAACAAGCTCAATCATTATACGCATTCTGGCCACTGTTATCCTGAACTGGTAGAAAAACAGGATGGAAAAATTGTCGCTGAAATTCGGTCGATCCTATGGAAAGCTGATTACAAACGTATCAACAACAATTTTCTTAAAGTCGCGCAAGAACCTTTACGAGAAGGGATCACGATGTTATTTCAGGCAAGTATTTCCTATGATCCCATGTACGGATTAAGTTTGCGCATTGTTGATATTGATCCGACTTTTACCTTAGGTGAACTTGAAAAGGAGAAGTTAGACAGTATTCGAAAGTTGAAAGCAGAGGGCATATATGAGTCTAATAAATTATTGGACTTTCCTGTGGTTCCCAAAAGATTGGCAATTATTTCAGTAGAAACAAGTAAGGGGCTTTCTGATTTTTACAAGATTATTAATCAAAACCCTTGGGGTTACCGCATCGAATCCACCCTCTTCCCTGCATTGTTACAAGGAGACAAGTCAGTACCTTCTATTATAAATCAGCTTGCCATTATTGCTGAAAAAATAGACGGGTACGATGTGGTCGCCATCATCCGTGGTGGAGGCGGTGAGGTTGGTCTTTCCAGTTATAACAACTACTTGCTAGCTCGTGCTATCGCTATATTTCCCATCCCCGTATTGACGGGTATTGGGCATTCGACGAATTATACAGTTAGCGAAATGGTAGCCTATAAAAACGCGATTACGCCCAGTGAGCTGGCCGATTTTCTGATTCAGAAGTTTCATAATTTTGCTATTCCAGTCGATCGGGCTGCAGAGCGCATACAACAACTCATTCTTACCCGATTTAAAGAAGAGCACAATATCTTATCTCAACTGGCAACGCATATACAATGGATCGGAAAGAGAGAAATTCAGACCTCGAGGGCGGCCATCCAGCAATTTCAACATGATCTTAACGCCTTGTTAAAATTGCGCTTTTATGAGCACAAAACGGCACTGGCTCATACCGAACGAATTATTCAGCTATCTGATCCAATTAGACTATTGAAACAAGGTTTTTCAATTACTAAGGTTAACGGAAAACTACTGCAGTCGGTGACACAAGTATCTCCCGGCGATGTAATACAGACGATACTCGAATATGGAGAGCTTACCAGTACTGTGACAGATAAATCTCCGAAGGAAGACCTAGACGAGAACAATACTTAA
- a CDS encoding DUF4973 domain-containing protein: MNKLYIQFFLLLILSIFGACNDEWKEEQYEHYISFKAPLDNNGVANIHVRYKDAAKSTFLQPLIVSGSTNNESNFSVQVGVDADTLNVLNFERFQNRKDFYYQQLSSNYYSFPATVNINAGENTGLLAIDFSLKGIDMTEKWVLPLTIMDDPSANYKGHPRKYYRKAILRVNPFNDYSGNYSGAALLTRMEGQENETPVVKSEIRSYVVDENTIFFYAGNIDEERQDRRNYKIYATFTKTGTVTFRSDNPNIKFVVNKDASYTISEAMDKVRPYLKWRWLTINNIDYEFTDYTMIPNVPIRYKVAGSLTLERKLNTQIPDEDQAIEW; the protein is encoded by the coding sequence ATGAACAAGTTATATATACAATTCTTTCTATTGCTGATACTCTCCATTTTTGGAGCATGCAATGATGAATGGAAGGAAGAACAATATGAACATTATATTTCCTTTAAAGCTCCTTTAGACAACAACGGGGTCGCTAATATTCATGTTCGTTATAAGGATGCTGCTAAAAGCACCTTTTTACAACCTTTGATTGTGAGCGGATCGACCAATAATGAATCAAATTTTTCGGTTCAGGTTGGAGTGGATGCGGATACTTTGAATGTGCTGAATTTTGAAAGATTTCAAAACCGGAAAGATTTCTATTATCAACAATTAAGTAGCAATTATTATTCGTTCCCTGCTACAGTAAACATTAATGCCGGGGAAAATACAGGCTTACTGGCTATAGATTTCTCTTTAAAGGGCATTGATATGACTGAAAAGTGGGTATTGCCGCTTACAATTATGGACGACCCTTCAGCGAATTATAAAGGTCATCCGCGTAAGTACTATAGGAAAGCGATTCTTCGCGTTAATCCCTTCAACGATTATTCGGGGAATTATTCGGGGGCTGCCCTCTTAACCAGAATGGAGGGGCAAGAGAATGAAACCCCCGTAGTGAAAAGTGAAATTAGGAGCTATGTTGTTGACGAAAATACTATTTTTTTCTATGCAGGAAATATTGACGAAGAGCGACAAGACCGACGGAATTACAAAATATATGCAACCTTTACCAAGACTGGCACAGTGACTTTCCGGTCAGATAACCCGAATATTAAATTTGTTGTAAATAAAGACGCAAGTTATACAATCTCAGAAGCAATGGACAAAGTACGCCCCTATTTGAAATGGCGTTGGCTTACGATCAATAATATTGATTATGAATTTACGGATTATACCATGATTCCAAATGTGCCGATTCGTTATAAGGTTGCTGGATCGCTTACTTTAGAACGGAAGTTAAATACGCAGATTCCTGACGAAGACCAGGCAATAGAATGGTAA